A window of the Lagenorhynchus albirostris chromosome 1, mLagAlb1.1, whole genome shotgun sequence genome harbors these coding sequences:
- the PRC1 gene encoding protein regulator of cytokinesis 1 isoform X2: MRRSEVLAEESIVCLQKALNHLREIWELIGIPEDQRLQRTEVVKKHIKDLLDMMIAEEESLKERLIKSIAICQKELNTLCSELHVEPFQEEGETTILQLEKDLRTQVELMRKQKKERKQELKLLQEQDQELCEILCTPHYDIDSTSVPSLEELSQFRQHVATLRETKASRHEEFVNIKRQIILCMEELEHTPDTSFERDVVCEDEDAFCLSLENIATLQKLLQQLEMRKSQNEAVCEGLRAQIRELWDRLQIPAEEREAVATVMTGSKATVRKALQLEVDRLEELKMQNMKKVIEAIRVELAQYWDQCFYSQEQRQAFAPYYSEDYTENLLQLHDAEIVQLRNYYEVHKELFEGVQKWEESWKLFLEFERKASDPSRFTNRGGNLLKEEKQRAKLQKTLPKLEEELKARIEMWEQEHSKAFVVNGQKFMEYVTEQWEMHRLEKERAKQERQLKNKKQTETEMLYGSTPRTPNKRRGLTPGTPGKVRKLNTTTVSNATANSSIRPVFSGTVCRSPVSRLPPSGSKPVTTSTCSGKKTPRGLKRGANKENLELNGSILSARTFKGFQI, encoded by the exons TGAGGTGCTGGCAGAGGAGTCCATAGTATGTCTACAGAAAGCCCTGAATCACCTTCGGGAAATATGGGAATTGATTGGGATTCCAGAGGACCAGCGGTTACAAAGAACTGAGGTTGTAAAGAAGCATATCAAG GACCTCCTGGATATGATGATTGCTGAAGAGGAAAGCCTGAAGGAAAGGCTCATCAAAAGCATAGCCATCTGCCAAAAAGAGCTGAACACTCTGTGCAGTGAGCTACATGTCGAGCCATTTCAG GAAGAAGGAGAGACGACCATCTTGCAGCTAGAAAAGGATTTGCGCACTCAGGTAGAactgatgagaaaacagaaaaaggagagaaaacaagaacTGAAACTACTTCAAGAACAAGATCAAGAACTGTGTGAAATTCTTTGCACGCCCCACTATGACATTGACAGCACCTCAGTTCCCAGCTTAGAAGAGCTGAGCCAGTTTAGACAACACGTGGCAACTCTGAGGGAAACAAAG gcatCTAGGCATGAGGAGTTCGTCAACATAAAGAGACAGATCATACTGTGTATGGAAGAATTAGAACACACACCAGACACAAGCTTTGAAAGAGATGTGGTCTGTGAAGATGAAGATGCCTTTTGTTTATCTTTGGAAAATATTGCAACACTACAGAAGTTGCTACAGCAG CTGGAAATGCGAAAATCACAAAACGAAGCAGTGTGTGAGGGGCTGCGTGCTCAGATACGAGAACTCTGGGATAGGTTGCAAATACCTgcagaagagagagaagctgTGGCCACAGTTATGACTGGGTCAAAGGCCACGGTCCGGAAAGCG CTGCAATTAGAAGTGGATCGGTTGGAAGAACTGAAAATGCAAAACATGAAGAAAGTGATTGAGGCAATACGAGTGGAGCTGGCTCAGTACTGGGACCAGTGTTTTTATAGCCAGGAGCAGAGACAAGCTTTTGCCCCTTACTATTCTG AGGACTATACAGAAAATCTCCTTCAGCTCCATGATGCCGAGATTGTGCAGTTAAGAAACTACTATGAGGTTCACAAAGAACTCTTTGAAGGTGTCCAGAAGTGGGAAGAAAGCTGGAAGCTTTTCTTAGAGTTCGAG aGAAAGGCTTCAGATCCAAGTCGATTTACAAATCGTGGAGGAAAtcttctaaaagaagaaaagcagcgAGCCAAGCTCCAAAAGACACTCCCTAAG TTGGAAGAGGAGTTGAAAGCAAGGATTGAAATGTGGGAACAGGAGCATTCAAAGGCATTTGTGGTGAATGGGCAGAAGTTCATGGAGTATGTAACAGAACAGTGGGAGATGCACCGactggagaaagagagagccaAGCAGGAACGA CAACTAAAGAACAAGAAGCAAACTGAGACAGAGATGCTCTATGGTAGTACTCCGCGAACACCCAACAAGCGGCGAGGACTGACACCTGGCACGCCGGGCAAAGTGCGCAAG CTGAACACTACCACTGTGTCCAATGCTACGGCCAACAGCAGCATTCGGCCTGTCTTTTCGGGGACAGTCTGCCGCTCCCCTGTGTCTCGCCTTCCACCTTCTGGCAGCAAG CCAGTCACCACTTCCACCTGTTCGGGGAAAAAAACACCCCGTGGCCTCAAGCGTGGAGCCAACAAGGAGAACCTGGAGCTCAATGGCAGCATCCTCAGCG cGAGAACTTTCAAAGGCTTCCAAATCTGA
- the PRC1 gene encoding protein regulator of cytokinesis 1 isoform X3 — protein sequence MMIAEEESLKERLIKSIAICQKELNTLCSELHVEPFQEEGETTILQLEKDLRTQVELMRKQKKERKQELKLLQEQDQELCEILCTPHYDIDSTSVPSLEELSQFRQHVATLRETKASRHEEFVNIKRQIILCMEELEHTPDTSFERDVVCEDEDAFCLSLENIATLQKLLQQLEMRKSQNEAVCEGLRAQIRELWDRLQIPAEEREAVATVMTGSKATVRKALQLEVDRLEELKMQNMKKVIEAIRVELAQYWDQCFYSQEQRQAFAPYYSEDYTENLLQLHDAEIVQLRNYYEVHKELFEGVQKWEESWKLFLEFERKASDPSRFTNRGGNLLKEEKQRAKLQKTLPKLEEELKARIEMWEQEHSKAFVVNGQKFMEYVTEQWEMHRLEKERAKQERQLKNKKQTETEMLYGSTPRTPNKRRGLTPGTPGKVRKLNTTTVSNATANSSIRPVFSGTVCRSPVSRLPPSGSKPVTTSTCSGKKTPRGLKRGANKENLELNGSILSGGYPASAPPRRNFSINSVASTYSEFARELSKASKSDATSRILNSTNIQS from the exons ATGATGATTGCTGAAGAGGAAAGCCTGAAGGAAAGGCTCATCAAAAGCATAGCCATCTGCCAAAAAGAGCTGAACACTCTGTGCAGTGAGCTACATGTCGAGCCATTTCAG GAAGAAGGAGAGACGACCATCTTGCAGCTAGAAAAGGATTTGCGCACTCAGGTAGAactgatgagaaaacagaaaaaggagagaaaacaagaacTGAAACTACTTCAAGAACAAGATCAAGAACTGTGTGAAATTCTTTGCACGCCCCACTATGACATTGACAGCACCTCAGTTCCCAGCTTAGAAGAGCTGAGCCAGTTTAGACAACACGTGGCAACTCTGAGGGAAACAAAG gcatCTAGGCATGAGGAGTTCGTCAACATAAAGAGACAGATCATACTGTGTATGGAAGAATTAGAACACACACCAGACACAAGCTTTGAAAGAGATGTGGTCTGTGAAGATGAAGATGCCTTTTGTTTATCTTTGGAAAATATTGCAACACTACAGAAGTTGCTACAGCAG CTGGAAATGCGAAAATCACAAAACGAAGCAGTGTGTGAGGGGCTGCGTGCTCAGATACGAGAACTCTGGGATAGGTTGCAAATACCTgcagaagagagagaagctgTGGCCACAGTTATGACTGGGTCAAAGGCCACGGTCCGGAAAGCG CTGCAATTAGAAGTGGATCGGTTGGAAGAACTGAAAATGCAAAACATGAAGAAAGTGATTGAGGCAATACGAGTGGAGCTGGCTCAGTACTGGGACCAGTGTTTTTATAGCCAGGAGCAGAGACAAGCTTTTGCCCCTTACTATTCTG AGGACTATACAGAAAATCTCCTTCAGCTCCATGATGCCGAGATTGTGCAGTTAAGAAACTACTATGAGGTTCACAAAGAACTCTTTGAAGGTGTCCAGAAGTGGGAAGAAAGCTGGAAGCTTTTCTTAGAGTTCGAG aGAAAGGCTTCAGATCCAAGTCGATTTACAAATCGTGGAGGAAAtcttctaaaagaagaaaagcagcgAGCCAAGCTCCAAAAGACACTCCCTAAG TTGGAAGAGGAGTTGAAAGCAAGGATTGAAATGTGGGAACAGGAGCATTCAAAGGCATTTGTGGTGAATGGGCAGAAGTTCATGGAGTATGTAACAGAACAGTGGGAGATGCACCGactggagaaagagagagccaAGCAGGAACGA CAACTAAAGAACAAGAAGCAAACTGAGACAGAGATGCTCTATGGTAGTACTCCGCGAACACCCAACAAGCGGCGAGGACTGACACCTGGCACGCCGGGCAAAGTGCGCAAG CTGAACACTACCACTGTGTCCAATGCTACGGCCAACAGCAGCATTCGGCCTGTCTTTTCGGGGACAGTCTGCCGCTCCCCTGTGTCTCGCCTTCCACCTTCTGGCAGCAAG CCAGTCACCACTTCCACCTGTTCGGGGAAAAAAACACCCCGTGGCCTCAAGCGTGGAGCCAACAAGGAGAACCTGGAGCTCAATGGCAGCATCCTCAGCGGTGGGTACCCTGCCTCGGCCCCCCCACGGCGCAACTTCAGCATTAATTCTGTTGCCAGCACCTATTCTGAGTTTGCG cGAGAACTTTCAAAGGCTTCCAAATCTGATGCTACTTCTCGAATCCTCAATTCAACCAACATCCAGTCCTGA
- the PRC1 gene encoding protein regulator of cytokinesis 1 isoform X1: protein MRRSEVLAEESIVCLQKALNHLREIWELIGIPEDQRLQRTEVVKKHIKDLLDMMIAEEESLKERLIKSIAICQKELNTLCSELHVEPFQEEGETTILQLEKDLRTQVELMRKQKKERKQELKLLQEQDQELCEILCTPHYDIDSTSVPSLEELSQFRQHVATLRETKASRHEEFVNIKRQIILCMEELEHTPDTSFERDVVCEDEDAFCLSLENIATLQKLLQQLEMRKSQNEAVCEGLRAQIRELWDRLQIPAEEREAVATVMTGSKATVRKALQLEVDRLEELKMQNMKKVIEAIRVELAQYWDQCFYSQEQRQAFAPYYSEDYTENLLQLHDAEIVQLRNYYEVHKELFEGVQKWEESWKLFLEFERKASDPSRFTNRGGNLLKEEKQRAKLQKTLPKLEEELKARIEMWEQEHSKAFVVNGQKFMEYVTEQWEMHRLEKERAKQERQLKNKKQTETEMLYGSTPRTPNKRRGLTPGTPGKVRKLNTTTVSNATANSSIRPVFSGTVCRSPVSRLPPSGSKPVTTSTCSGKKTPRGLKRGANKENLELNGSILSGGYPASAPPRRNFSINSVASTYSEFARELSKASKSDATSRILNSTNIQS, encoded by the exons TGAGGTGCTGGCAGAGGAGTCCATAGTATGTCTACAGAAAGCCCTGAATCACCTTCGGGAAATATGGGAATTGATTGGGATTCCAGAGGACCAGCGGTTACAAAGAACTGAGGTTGTAAAGAAGCATATCAAG GACCTCCTGGATATGATGATTGCTGAAGAGGAAAGCCTGAAGGAAAGGCTCATCAAAAGCATAGCCATCTGCCAAAAAGAGCTGAACACTCTGTGCAGTGAGCTACATGTCGAGCCATTTCAG GAAGAAGGAGAGACGACCATCTTGCAGCTAGAAAAGGATTTGCGCACTCAGGTAGAactgatgagaaaacagaaaaaggagagaaaacaagaacTGAAACTACTTCAAGAACAAGATCAAGAACTGTGTGAAATTCTTTGCACGCCCCACTATGACATTGACAGCACCTCAGTTCCCAGCTTAGAAGAGCTGAGCCAGTTTAGACAACACGTGGCAACTCTGAGGGAAACAAAG gcatCTAGGCATGAGGAGTTCGTCAACATAAAGAGACAGATCATACTGTGTATGGAAGAATTAGAACACACACCAGACACAAGCTTTGAAAGAGATGTGGTCTGTGAAGATGAAGATGCCTTTTGTTTATCTTTGGAAAATATTGCAACACTACAGAAGTTGCTACAGCAG CTGGAAATGCGAAAATCACAAAACGAAGCAGTGTGTGAGGGGCTGCGTGCTCAGATACGAGAACTCTGGGATAGGTTGCAAATACCTgcagaagagagagaagctgTGGCCACAGTTATGACTGGGTCAAAGGCCACGGTCCGGAAAGCG CTGCAATTAGAAGTGGATCGGTTGGAAGAACTGAAAATGCAAAACATGAAGAAAGTGATTGAGGCAATACGAGTGGAGCTGGCTCAGTACTGGGACCAGTGTTTTTATAGCCAGGAGCAGAGACAAGCTTTTGCCCCTTACTATTCTG AGGACTATACAGAAAATCTCCTTCAGCTCCATGATGCCGAGATTGTGCAGTTAAGAAACTACTATGAGGTTCACAAAGAACTCTTTGAAGGTGTCCAGAAGTGGGAAGAAAGCTGGAAGCTTTTCTTAGAGTTCGAG aGAAAGGCTTCAGATCCAAGTCGATTTACAAATCGTGGAGGAAAtcttctaaaagaagaaaagcagcgAGCCAAGCTCCAAAAGACACTCCCTAAG TTGGAAGAGGAGTTGAAAGCAAGGATTGAAATGTGGGAACAGGAGCATTCAAAGGCATTTGTGGTGAATGGGCAGAAGTTCATGGAGTATGTAACAGAACAGTGGGAGATGCACCGactggagaaagagagagccaAGCAGGAACGA CAACTAAAGAACAAGAAGCAAACTGAGACAGAGATGCTCTATGGTAGTACTCCGCGAACACCCAACAAGCGGCGAGGACTGACACCTGGCACGCCGGGCAAAGTGCGCAAG CTGAACACTACCACTGTGTCCAATGCTACGGCCAACAGCAGCATTCGGCCTGTCTTTTCGGGGACAGTCTGCCGCTCCCCTGTGTCTCGCCTTCCACCTTCTGGCAGCAAG CCAGTCACCACTTCCACCTGTTCGGGGAAAAAAACACCCCGTGGCCTCAAGCGTGGAGCCAACAAGGAGAACCTGGAGCTCAATGGCAGCATCCTCAGCGGTGGGTACCCTGCCTCGGCCCCCCCACGGCGCAACTTCAGCATTAATTCTGTTGCCAGCACCTATTCTGAGTTTGCG cGAGAACTTTCAAAGGCTTCCAAATCTGATGCTACTTCTCGAATCCTCAATTCAACCAACATCCAGTCCTGA